The following is a genomic window from Amycolatopsis australiensis.
GCGGTGCGGCTGGCGCGGTCCTTCACCGCGCCGGTGCTCGCGTTCCTGGTCATCGCGACGGCGTGGGGCTTCTTCGCGCTGAACGGCGTCACGCCTTTCGGTGCGGCTGTGGTCGCGCTGGCCTTCTCGGCGCTGGGTGCCGTGTGGTGGGGCCTTCGCGCGCGGCGGTACCGGGTGGCGCTCGTCGGCGCGATGGTGCTTTCGGCGTGCCCGGCGCTGCTCGTCGGCCTGCTGCGATTCCCGACGGTGTTCGTCTCTTCGGCGCACACGCTCGACGTGACGGAGGCGGCGACGGCGCCCGGGACGCTCGGGGTGCTGGGCTGGTTCGCCGCGCCGTCGGTGGTGGTGCTGGTGGCCGTGCAGTGGCTGACCTGGCGCGCCCACCGGCATCCCGTCGATCAGCGCTCGCTGCTGCACTTCTAGGGGGACGCCGTGCCTGCTCTGCCCGGACTCCGGCGGTACCTGGCCGTGGTGGCCGCGCTCGGGGTGCTCACCGCGTGCGCGGTGCTGCTCCAGGCCGAAGGGCTGGCCACGCTGCTCACCGGCGGCGGGGTTTCGCTCTTCCTGGTGGTGGCCGTCATCGGCCGGGCCACGCTCACCTGGGGCCACTCCGTCCTCAGTGGACGCTACGCGGCCACGGTGCGCGCCGGCCTCCGGCGGCGGCTGCTCGATTCGCGCGCCGATCGCGCGGGTGTCGTCGCCACGCAGGTGACGCGCGGGGTCGACGCCACGGACAGCTACCTGACCGGATACCTGCCGTCGCTGGTGGTGTCGGTGGTGGTGCCGGCCGCGGTGGTCGTGCGGCTGTTCACGACGGACCTGGTGTCGGCGCTGGTGGTGACGGCGACGCTGCCGCTGATCCCGGTGTTCGCGATCCTCGTCGGCAAGCACACGGCGGCGCGGACCGCGCGGCAGTGGGCGCTGCTCGTCCGGCTGGGCGGGCACTTCCTCGACGTCGTGCGGGGGCTCGGGACGCTCCGGGTGTTCGGCCGGGCGTCGGCGCAGGCCGCGACGGTCCGCGCGATGGCTTCGGCCCACGCCGACGCGACGCTCAAGACGTTGCGGGTGGCGTTCCTGTCGTCGCTGGTGCTGGAGCTGGTCGCGACGCTCTCGGTCGCCCTGGTGGCGGTGCCGATCGGGTTCCGGCTGCTGTCCGGCGGTCTCGACGCGCGGACGGGTCTCCTGGTGCTGGTGCTGGCCCCGGAGGCGTACTTGCCGTTGCGGGCGGCGGGGGCGAAGTTCCACGCGGCGGCCGAGGGGTTGACGGCGTTGCGGGAGGCGCTCGCGGTGCCGGTGGTGTCCACACTTGCGGGTGCTTTCACCCGCCGCCGAGGCGCGCCTTCCCTGACTCTGGAACGGGTTTCGGTGGTCTACGACAGCGTCCCGGCACTGTCCGATGTGGACCTACATGTGCCGGCCGGTTCGCACGTGGCGCTGGTGGGGCCGAGCGGCTCGGGGAAGAGCACGCTGCTGGCGGTGCTGCTCGGGTTCGTGCCGCCGTCGTCGGGGCGGGTGCTGGTCGACGGGGCGGACCTGCGGACGCTGTCGCCGGCGGACTGGCTGGCCGAGGTGGCCTGGGTCCCGCAGCGGCCGACGTTGTTCGGCGGGTCGCTGGAAGCCAACATCGCGCTGGGCGCCGAGGTCGACGTCCCGGCGGCGGCCCGGGCAGCGGCACTGGATCCGGTGGCGGCGGGGTTGCCGGCGGGTCTGTCCACCCAGGTGGGTGAACTGGGCGAGGTGCTGTCGGCGGGTCAGCGCCAGCGGGTCGGCCTGGCACGCGCGCTGGCCCGGACGTCGGCGGGCCTGGTCCTGCTGGACGAGCCGACGGCCCGCCTGGACACCCGGACGGAGGCGGCGGTGCTGTCGGCGACCCGGCGGCTGCTGCCGGACCGCACGGCGGTACTGGTGGCCCACCGCCCGGCGCTGGTGTCCCTGGCGGACCGCGTGGTGGAACTGCGCGACGGCCGGGTGCGCGTGGAGGTGCCGGCGTGAACGTCTGGGCCCTCTCGAGAAACGACGTACTCCGGCTGCTGCGCGCCGCTCTGCTCGGCGCCGGTGCCGAACTCGCCGCCCTCGCCCTCATGGCCACCGCCGCCTGGCTGCTTCTCCGCGCCGCCGAACGGCCTCCGCTCGGGGCGCTCACCGTCGCCATCGTCGCCGTCCGGACCTTGGCCCTGCTTCGCGGCGGCCTCCGGTACGCCGAACGGCTTGCCGGGCACGAAGTCGTCCTGCGGTGGCTGGGGTCCCTGCGCGGACGGGTCTACCAGGCTCTCGTTCCCGGCTTCCGCTACTCCGGCGGGGACCTCGTCACCCGGCTCGTGTCCGATGTGGACGCTCTGCAGGACGCCGTCCTGCGGTGGCTCCTGCCCGCCGGAGTGGCGGCGATCGTCGGGAGTACCGCCGTCGTCGTCACCGCCACCGCCTCCGCGGCCGCCGCCCTGGTGCTGGCGGCCGGGTTGCTCGTCGCCGGAGTGCTGCTGCCGTGGACAGTCATCCGGATCACCGGCAGGGCGACCACGGACGACGCGCCGAAGAAGGCCGAACTCGCCGAGCGGGCCGTCGAACTCGTCACCGGGCACCGGGAGCTCGTCGCCGCCGGCGCGCTCGACGACCACCGCTCCCGGGCGACCGGCGTCGTCGACGACCTCGCTCGCGGTGAACGCACCGCCGCCGGCCGGACGGCCCTGCTCACCGCCGCCGGGACGCTCGTCCAGCTCGGCACCGCCGTCGCCGTCGCGCTGCTGTGCCACGCCTCCGTGCCGTGGACCGCCGCCCTCACCCTCGCGGCCATGACCGCCTTCGAGGTCGTCCTGCCGCTCATCGGCGCCGCCCGGCGCGTTCCCGAGATCCGCGCGTCCGCCGGGCGCGTGAAGGCCGTTCTCACCACGCCACAACCGGTTCCCGGCACGCGCACCGTCCGGACAGGACACTTCCGGCTCACGAAATCCGGCGTGCGGCACCCCGGCCGCGCACCGGCACTCCGTGACATCGACCTCGACCTGCCGCCCGGCAAGCGCGTCGGCGTCCTCGGCCCCAGCGGCGCGGGCAAGACCACCCTGCTCCGGCTGCTCCTCGGCACCGAAACCGCGACCGACGGCCAGGTGACCCTCGACGGCCATCCGCTGGGCGAATACGCCGACCTGTCGCAGATCATCTCCGGCGCCGAGGCCGACGCCCACGTCTTCCACGCGACCGTCCGCCAAAACCTCCTGATCGCCAAACCCGGCGCCACCGACGCGGAGCTGGCAGCGGCCTGCGCCACCGCCGGCTTCGACCTGGACCTGGACCGCGAGACCGGTCCGGACGGCGACGCCCTCTCCGGCGGTCAACGGCAGCGGCTCGTCCTGGCCCGCGCCGTCTTGGCGGCCCCGCCGGTCCTGGTGCTCGACGAGCCCGTCGAAGGCCTCGACCCGGCCCACGGCGACGCGGTCCTCGCGCGGGTCCTCGCCGCGGCGAAGGGCACGGTCGTCCTCGTCACCCACCGTCCCGAGCACCTGGCCGGCTTCGACGAGGTCCTCACCCTCGAGGACGGGCGAGCACTTCCCGCATCGGCGGCCGGTTCGCCACCGTGACCTCGGTGATGTCCGGCAGCCATTCCTCGTCGACCTGCACGAACTGCGTGAACGGCGCGTCCGCCGCCGGGACGCCGCAGCGGTCCAGCGCCGTGCCCAGGATCTGCCGCGACATCGTGCCGAGCTGCAGCAGCGAGCGGTTCCGGTGCTTGCGGACGCCGAGGTTGACCTGCGCGAGCCCGTCGAGGCCGTAGCGCGCTTCGGCGTCGAGCAGCAGCCCGATCTCGACGCCGTACCCGGCGGCGAACGGCACCGATTCGAGGAACTCGCGCGTGCCCGCGTACTCGCCACCGAGCGGCTGGACCAGCCCGCCGAGCGCCGGGCGCAACGCCGAGAGCACCGGCCGCGCCAGCAGCTCGGTCACCCGGCCGCCGCCGCTGCTCTCCAGCCGCAGCGGGCGGCGGTAGAAGCCCTTGACCAGGTGGACGCCGCGTTCGCAGACCAGCGGGCCGAGCAGCGACGGCACGAACGAAGGGTCCGGGTCGACGAGGTCGGAGTCGAGGAAGACGACGAGGTCGCCGCTGGTCGCGGCGAGGGAGCGCCACAGGACCTCGCCCTTGCCGGGCACCGGCGGCAGCTCCGGCAGGACGTCCTCGCGGCGGACCACGCGCGCGCCCGCGGCCTCGGCGACCTGCGCGGTGGCGTCCGTCGAACCGGAGTCCATGACGATCAGTTCGTCGACGACGCCGCCGACCAGCGGCCGCACCGACGCGACGACGTCGCCCACGGTCCGCTCTTCGTCCAGCGCCGGTAGCACGACCGAAACCGTCCGGTCACCCTTCGCGGTCACGATGTCCTCGGGCGTCCAACCGGGCTCCTGCCACGTACGCCGCTCGAACCAACTCACGGGTAACGATCGTGCCATGCTGGTGTCACCGCACCCTGAGGAGGAGGACCACTTGATCGCGCAGCTTGTCCGGTTCGTGCTGGGACCGCTGGCCAGGGCGGTGTACCGGCCGGAGGTGCACGGCGTGGAGAACGTGCCCACGACGGGCCCGGTGCTCCTGGCGGCCAACCACCGCGCCGCGCTCGACACCGGCGTGATCACGTTCGCCACCCCGCGCCAGGTCAAGTTCCTCGGCAAGGCGGAGTACTTCGCCGGCAAGGGCCTGAAGGGCCGGGCACTGGCCGGATTCCTGGGCGGCCTGGGCTACGTCCCGGTGGAGCGCGGCAACGCCCAGGCGGGCCTGGCAGCACTGGAGGCGGCCCGCAAGGTGCTGGACGCGGGCGGCGTGTTCGCGATCTACCCGGAGGGAACCC
Proteins encoded in this region:
- a CDS encoding lysophospholipid acyltransferase family protein, which translates into the protein MIAQLVRFVLGPLARAVYRPEVHGVENVPTTGPVLLAANHRAALDTGVITFATPRQVKFLGKAEYFAGKGLKGRALAGFLGGLGYVPVERGNAQAGLAALEAARKVLDAGGVFAIYPEGTRSLDGRLHRGHTGVAALALATGAKVVPVALTGTENLQPKGAKIPRRAKIAITFGKPLDFSRYEGQDYSPAIRRSVTDEVMYAILEISGQEYVDTYHKRPSEGAA
- the cydC gene encoding thiol reductant ABC exporter subunit CydC, with product MNVWALSRNDVLRLLRAALLGAGAELAALALMATAAWLLLRAAERPPLGALTVAIVAVRTLALLRGGLRYAERLAGHEVVLRWLGSLRGRVYQALVPGFRYSGGDLVTRLVSDVDALQDAVLRWLLPAGVAAIVGSTAVVVTATASAAAALVLAAGLLVAGVLLPWTVIRITGRATTDDAPKKAELAERAVELVTGHRELVAAGALDDHRSRATGVVDDLARGERTAAGRTALLTAAGTLVQLGTAVAVALLCHASVPWTAALTLAAMTAFEVVLPLIGAARRVPEIRASAGRVKAVLTTPQPVPGTRTVRTGHFRLTKSGVRHPGRAPALRDIDLDLPPGKRVGVLGPSGAGKTTLLRLLLGTETATDGQVTLDGHPLGEYADLSQIISGAEADAHVFHATVRQNLLIAKPGATDAELAAACATAGFDLDLDRETGPDGDALSGGQRQRLVLARAVLAAPPVLVLDEPVEGLDPAHGDAVLARVLAAAKGTVVLVTHRPEHLAGFDEVLTLEDGRALPASAAGSPP
- the cydD gene encoding thiol reductant ABC exporter subunit CydD, encoding MPALPGLRRYLAVVAALGVLTACAVLLQAEGLATLLTGGGVSLFLVVAVIGRATLTWGHSVLSGRYAATVRAGLRRRLLDSRADRAGVVATQVTRGVDATDSYLTGYLPSLVVSVVVPAAVVVRLFTTDLVSALVVTATLPLIPVFAILVGKHTAARTARQWALLVRLGGHFLDVVRGLGTLRVFGRASAQAATVRAMASAHADATLKTLRVAFLSSLVLELVATLSVALVAVPIGFRLLSGGLDARTGLLVLVLAPEAYLPLRAAGAKFHAAAEGLTALREALAVPVVSTLAGAFTRRRGAPSLTLERVSVVYDSVPALSDVDLHVPAGSHVALVGPSGSGKSTLLAVLLGFVPPSSGRVLVDGADLRTLSPADWLAEVAWVPQRPTLFGGSLEANIALGAEVDVPAAARAAALDPVAAGLPAGLSTQVGELGEVLSAGQRQRVGLARALARTSAGLVLLDEPTARLDTRTEAAVLSATRRLLPDRTAVLVAHRPALVSLADRVVELRDGRVRVEVPA
- a CDS encoding glucosyl-3-phosphoglycerate synthase, whose product is MSWFERRTWQEPGWTPEDIVTAKGDRTVSVVLPALDEERTVGDVVASVRPLVGGVVDELIVMDSGSTDATAQVAEAAGARVVRREDVLPELPPVPGKGEVLWRSLAATSGDLVVFLDSDLVDPDPSFVPSLLGPLVCERGVHLVKGFYRRPLRLESSGGGRVTELLARPVLSALRPALGGLVQPLGGEYAGTREFLESVPFAAGYGVEIGLLLDAEARYGLDGLAQVNLGVRKHRNRSLLQLGTMSRQILGTALDRCGVPAADAPFTQFVQVDEEWLPDITEVTVANRPPMREVLARPRG